The following are from one region of the Brienomyrus brachyistius isolate T26 chromosome 13, BBRACH_0.4, whole genome shotgun sequence genome:
- the LOC125706329 gene encoding E3 ubiquitin-protein ligase NEDD4-like isoform X2, translated as MAVLPGIQSPHIAEEESRILKVEVISGIGLAKKDIFGASDPYTRVTLYNPVNEERVSVQTKTIKKTLDPKWNEEFYFTVHPRKHRLLVQVFDENRLTRDDFLGQVDIPLHQVPTENPNGERLYQHKDFLLHPRSHKSRVKGFLRLKMTYLPRGGSAEDDGTDHTEEPDPGWDLLEGQDMAGPQPLLPALPPGWEERQDNLGRTYYVNHESRTTQWQRPTAQDGHEEEERRQTGHMVAQHAFAARRQISDHEEGHQHSWGLSVEEEASAYGNRGHRSSLPSPSLCAEPGLPERRPSLPAVTDVDAAGTPHASPGSLIPHLSPGGAPPRSSEPGPPLSFMPPGWEIRTTPDGRPFFIDHNSRTTTWEDPRLKIPAHMRRRPSLDPSDLGPLPAGWEERLHSDNRIFYIDHNTKTTQWEDPRLQDAAITGPAVPYSRDYKQKYEYFCRKLKKPSDIPNRFEMKLQRARLLEDSYRRIMSVKRPEFLKARLWIDFEGEKGLDYGGVAREWFFLISKEMFNPYYGLFEYSATDNYTLQINPNSGLCNEDHLSYFMFIGRVAGMAVYHGKLLDGFFIRPFYKMMLQKPITLQDMESVDSEYFNSLMWILENDPADLDLRFTIDEEFFGQTQQHELKPGGSDIMVTNSNKKEYIHLVIQWRFVNRVLKQMDAFKEGFYELIPRDLIRIFDENELELLMCGLGDVDVNDWRENTKYKNGYCASSPVIIWFWKTVLLMDAEKRIRLLQFVTGTSRVPMNGFAELYGSNGPQLFTIEQWGTPDKLPRAHTCFNRLDLPPYESFEDLREKLHIVIENAQGFDGVD; from the exons GAAGAGTCCAGGATCCTAAAGGTGGAGGTTATCTCTGGCATTGGACTGGCGAAGAAGGACATCTTTGGAGCCAG TGATCCATACACACGAGTCACCTTATACAACCCCGTAAATGAAGAACGTGTAAGCGTTCAGACGAAAACCATTAAAAAG ACTCTAGACCCAAAGTGGAATGAAGAATTCTACTTCACA GTTCATCCGCGGAAGCACCGGCTGCTCGTGCAGGTGTTCGACGAGAATCGCTTG ACCCGGGATGACTTCCTTGGACAGGTGGACATACCTTTACATCAGGTCCCA ACAGAAAATCCTAATGGTGAAAGGCTGTACCAGCATAAGGATTTTCTCCTTCACCCGAGGAG TCACAAATCCCGGGTGAAGGGTTTTCTGCGCCTGAAAATGACGTACCTGCCGAGAGGTGGCTCGGCCGAGGACGATGGGACGGACCACACAGAGGAGCCTGAT CCTGGCTGGGATCTCCTGGAGGGCCAGGACATGGCTGGGCCTCAGCCCCTGCTGCCTGcgctgccccctggctgggaggAGCGGCAGGACAACCTCGGCAGGACATACTATGTCAACCACGAGAGCAGGACGACTCAGTGGCAGAGACCTACAGCCCA GGACGGACACGAGGAGGAGGAGCGGCGGCAGACGGGCCACATGGTGGCACAGCACGCCTTTGCGGCTCGCCGGCAGATATCCGATCACGAGGAGGGCCACCAG CACAGCTGGGGCCTCTCTGTGGAGGAGGAGGCCTCGGCGTATGGGAACCGCGGACATCGCTCCTCCCTGCCGTCCCCGTCCCTCTGCGCGGAGCCCGGCCTGCCAGAACGCCGGCCCTCCCTGCCG GCGGTCACAGACGTGGATGCAGCTGGGACTCCACATGCTTCCCCGGGGTCGCTGATCCCGCACCTGTCTCCAGGGGGAGCGCCGCCACGCTCGTCTGAGCCTGGGCCCCCGCTGAGCTTtatgcccccaggctgggagaTCCGCACTACCCCAGATGGACGGCCCTTCTTCATCGACCACAACTCCAGGACCACCACCTGG GAAGATCCCAGGCTGAAAATCCCGGCGCACATGAGGAGGCGACCCTCGCTCGACCCCTCTGACCTTGGgccgctccca GCTGGGTGGGAAGAGAGACTCCACAGTGACAACAGGATCTTCTACATAGACCACA ACACCAAGACCACGCAGTGGGAGGACCCTCGATTGCAGGATGCAGCCATAACAGGACCG GCCGTGCCTTATTCCCGAGACTACAAGCAGAAATACGAGTACTTCTGCAGGAAGCTGAAGAAGCCG TCCGACATCCCGAACCGCTTCGAGATGAAGCTGCAGCGAGCTCGTCTGCTGGAGGACTCGTACAGACGCATCATGTCGGTGAAGCGGCCCGAGTTCTTGAAGGCCCGGCTCTGGATCGACTTTGAGGGCGAGAAGGGCCTGGACTATGGCGGCGTGGCCCGAGAGTGGTTCTTCCTCATCTCAAAGGAGATGTTCAACCCCTACTATGGGCTATTCGAATACTCGGCCAC GGATAATTACACACTGCAGATCAACCCCAACTCGGGCCTGTGCAACGAGGATCACCTCTCCTACTTCATGTTCATCGGAAGGGTGGCGGGCATGGCTGTCTACCACGGCAAGCTGCTGGACG gcttctTTATCCGGCCTTTCTACAAGATGATGCTgcagaagcccatcaccctgcAGGACATGGAGTCGGTG GACAGCGAATACTTTAACTCCCTGATGTGGATTCTGGAGAACGACCCGGCAGATTTGGATTTGCGCTTCACCATTGATGAGGAGTTCTTTGGACAG ACTCAACAGCATGAGCTGAAGCCTGGTGGATCAGACATCATGGTCACCAACAGCAACAAGAAGGAATACATACA CCTCGTTATCCAGTGGAGGTTCGTGAACAGAGTGCTGAAACAGATGGACGCTTTCAAGGAG GGCTTCTATGAGTTGATTCCCCGAGACCTCATCAGGATATTTGACGAGAATGAGCTGGAG CTGCTGATGTGCGGCCTTGGAGACGTGGACGTCAACGACTGGAGGGAGAACACCAAGTACAAGAATGGGTACTGCGCCAGCAGCCCAGTCATCATCTGGTTCTGGAAG ACGGTGCTCCTGATGGATGCCGAGAAGCGTATCCGCCTGCTGCAGTTTGTGACGGGCACCTCCCGTGTGCCCATGAACGGATTCGCGGAGCTGTACG GGTCTAACGGGCCACAGCTCTTCACCATTGAGCAGTGGGGGACGCCCGACAAGCTGCCCAGAGCGCACACCTG CTTTAACCGGCTGGACCTGCCGCCATACGAGTCCTTCGAGGACCTGCGAGAGAAACTGCATATCGTCATCGAGAATGCGCAGGGTTTCGATGGCGTCGACTAG
- the LOC125706329 gene encoding E3 ubiquitin-protein ligase NEDD4-like isoform X3 — protein sequence MRWDWDGLRDASDTSPLSEESRILKVEVISGIGLAKKDIFGASDPYTRVTLYNPVNEERVSVQTKTIKKTLDPKWNEEFYFTTRDDFLGQVDIPLHQVPTENPNGERLYQHKDFLLHPRSHKSRVKGFLRLKMTYLPRGGSAEDDGTDHTEEPDPGWDLLEGQDMAGPQPLLPALPPGWEERQDNLGRTYYVNHESRTTQWQRPTAQDGHEEEERRQTGHMVAQHAFAARRQISDHEEGHQHSWGLSVEEEASAYGNRGHRSSLPSPSLCAEPGLPERRPSLPAVTDVDAAGTPHASPGSLIPHLSPGGAPPRSSEPGPPLSFMPPGWEIRTTPDGRPFFIDHNSRTTTWEDPRLKIPAHMRRRPSLDPSDLGPLPAGWEERLHSDNRIFYIDHNTKTTQWEDPRLQDAAITGPAVPYSRDYKQKYEYFCRKLKKPSDIPNRFEMKLQRARLLEDSYRRIMSVKRPEFLKARLWIDFEGEKGLDYGGVAREWFFLISKEMFNPYYGLFEYSATDNYTLQINPNSGLCNEDHLSYFMFIGRVAGMAVYHGKLLDGFFIRPFYKMMLQKPITLQDMESVDSEYFNSLMWILENDPADLDLRFTIDEEFFGQTQQHELKPGGSDIMVTNSNKKEYIHLVIQWRFVNRVLKQMDAFKEGFYELIPRDLIRIFDENELELLMCGLGDVDVNDWRENTKYKNGYCASSPVIIWFWKTVLLMDAEKRIRLLQFVTGTSRVPMNGFAELYGSNGPQLFTIEQWGTPDKLPRAHTCFNRLDLPPYESFEDLREKLHIVIENAQGFDGVD from the exons GAAGAGTCCAGGATCCTAAAGGTGGAGGTTATCTCTGGCATTGGACTGGCGAAGAAGGACATCTTTGGAGCCAG TGATCCATACACACGAGTCACCTTATACAACCCCGTAAATGAAGAACGTGTAAGCGTTCAGACGAAAACCATTAAAAAG ACTCTAGACCCAAAGTGGAATGAAGAATTCTACTTCACA ACCCGGGATGACTTCCTTGGACAGGTGGACATACCTTTACATCAGGTCCCA ACAGAAAATCCTAATGGTGAAAGGCTGTACCAGCATAAGGATTTTCTCCTTCACCCGAGGAG TCACAAATCCCGGGTGAAGGGTTTTCTGCGCCTGAAAATGACGTACCTGCCGAGAGGTGGCTCGGCCGAGGACGATGGGACGGACCACACAGAGGAGCCTGAT CCTGGCTGGGATCTCCTGGAGGGCCAGGACATGGCTGGGCCTCAGCCCCTGCTGCCTGcgctgccccctggctgggaggAGCGGCAGGACAACCTCGGCAGGACATACTATGTCAACCACGAGAGCAGGACGACTCAGTGGCAGAGACCTACAGCCCA GGACGGACACGAGGAGGAGGAGCGGCGGCAGACGGGCCACATGGTGGCACAGCACGCCTTTGCGGCTCGCCGGCAGATATCCGATCACGAGGAGGGCCACCAG CACAGCTGGGGCCTCTCTGTGGAGGAGGAGGCCTCGGCGTATGGGAACCGCGGACATCGCTCCTCCCTGCCGTCCCCGTCCCTCTGCGCGGAGCCCGGCCTGCCAGAACGCCGGCCCTCCCTGCCG GCGGTCACAGACGTGGATGCAGCTGGGACTCCACATGCTTCCCCGGGGTCGCTGATCCCGCACCTGTCTCCAGGGGGAGCGCCGCCACGCTCGTCTGAGCCTGGGCCCCCGCTGAGCTTtatgcccccaggctgggagaTCCGCACTACCCCAGATGGACGGCCCTTCTTCATCGACCACAACTCCAGGACCACCACCTGG GAAGATCCCAGGCTGAAAATCCCGGCGCACATGAGGAGGCGACCCTCGCTCGACCCCTCTGACCTTGGgccgctccca GCTGGGTGGGAAGAGAGACTCCACAGTGACAACAGGATCTTCTACATAGACCACA ACACCAAGACCACGCAGTGGGAGGACCCTCGATTGCAGGATGCAGCCATAACAGGACCG GCCGTGCCTTATTCCCGAGACTACAAGCAGAAATACGAGTACTTCTGCAGGAAGCTGAAGAAGCCG TCCGACATCCCGAACCGCTTCGAGATGAAGCTGCAGCGAGCTCGTCTGCTGGAGGACTCGTACAGACGCATCATGTCGGTGAAGCGGCCCGAGTTCTTGAAGGCCCGGCTCTGGATCGACTTTGAGGGCGAGAAGGGCCTGGACTATGGCGGCGTGGCCCGAGAGTGGTTCTTCCTCATCTCAAAGGAGATGTTCAACCCCTACTATGGGCTATTCGAATACTCGGCCAC GGATAATTACACACTGCAGATCAACCCCAACTCGGGCCTGTGCAACGAGGATCACCTCTCCTACTTCATGTTCATCGGAAGGGTGGCGGGCATGGCTGTCTACCACGGCAAGCTGCTGGACG gcttctTTATCCGGCCTTTCTACAAGATGATGCTgcagaagcccatcaccctgcAGGACATGGAGTCGGTG GACAGCGAATACTTTAACTCCCTGATGTGGATTCTGGAGAACGACCCGGCAGATTTGGATTTGCGCTTCACCATTGATGAGGAGTTCTTTGGACAG ACTCAACAGCATGAGCTGAAGCCTGGTGGATCAGACATCATGGTCACCAACAGCAACAAGAAGGAATACATACA CCTCGTTATCCAGTGGAGGTTCGTGAACAGAGTGCTGAAACAGATGGACGCTTTCAAGGAG GGCTTCTATGAGTTGATTCCCCGAGACCTCATCAGGATATTTGACGAGAATGAGCTGGAG CTGCTGATGTGCGGCCTTGGAGACGTGGACGTCAACGACTGGAGGGAGAACACCAAGTACAAGAATGGGTACTGCGCCAGCAGCCCAGTCATCATCTGGTTCTGGAAG ACGGTGCTCCTGATGGATGCCGAGAAGCGTATCCGCCTGCTGCAGTTTGTGACGGGCACCTCCCGTGTGCCCATGAACGGATTCGCGGAGCTGTACG GGTCTAACGGGCCACAGCTCTTCACCATTGAGCAGTGGGGGACGCCCGACAAGCTGCCCAGAGCGCACACCTG CTTTAACCGGCTGGACCTGCCGCCATACGAGTCCTTCGAGGACCTGCGAGAGAAACTGCATATCGTCATCGAGAATGCGCAGGGTTTCGATGGCGTCGACTAG
- the LOC125706329 gene encoding E3 ubiquitin-protein ligase NEDD4-like isoform X1 — MRWDWDGLRDASDTSPLSEESRILKVEVISGIGLAKKDIFGASDPYTRVTLYNPVNEERVSVQTKTIKKTLDPKWNEEFYFTVHPRKHRLLVQVFDENRLTRDDFLGQVDIPLHQVPTENPNGERLYQHKDFLLHPRSHKSRVKGFLRLKMTYLPRGGSAEDDGTDHTEEPDPGWDLLEGQDMAGPQPLLPALPPGWEERQDNLGRTYYVNHESRTTQWQRPTAQDGHEEEERRQTGHMVAQHAFAARRQISDHEEGHQHSWGLSVEEEASAYGNRGHRSSLPSPSLCAEPGLPERRPSLPAVTDVDAAGTPHASPGSLIPHLSPGGAPPRSSEPGPPLSFMPPGWEIRTTPDGRPFFIDHNSRTTTWEDPRLKIPAHMRRRPSLDPSDLGPLPAGWEERLHSDNRIFYIDHNTKTTQWEDPRLQDAAITGPAVPYSRDYKQKYEYFCRKLKKPSDIPNRFEMKLQRARLLEDSYRRIMSVKRPEFLKARLWIDFEGEKGLDYGGVAREWFFLISKEMFNPYYGLFEYSATDNYTLQINPNSGLCNEDHLSYFMFIGRVAGMAVYHGKLLDGFFIRPFYKMMLQKPITLQDMESVDSEYFNSLMWILENDPADLDLRFTIDEEFFGQTQQHELKPGGSDIMVTNSNKKEYIHLVIQWRFVNRVLKQMDAFKEGFYELIPRDLIRIFDENELELLMCGLGDVDVNDWRENTKYKNGYCASSPVIIWFWKTVLLMDAEKRIRLLQFVTGTSRVPMNGFAELYGSNGPQLFTIEQWGTPDKLPRAHTCFNRLDLPPYESFEDLREKLHIVIENAQGFDGVD, encoded by the exons GAAGAGTCCAGGATCCTAAAGGTGGAGGTTATCTCTGGCATTGGACTGGCGAAGAAGGACATCTTTGGAGCCAG TGATCCATACACACGAGTCACCTTATACAACCCCGTAAATGAAGAACGTGTAAGCGTTCAGACGAAAACCATTAAAAAG ACTCTAGACCCAAAGTGGAATGAAGAATTCTACTTCACA GTTCATCCGCGGAAGCACCGGCTGCTCGTGCAGGTGTTCGACGAGAATCGCTTG ACCCGGGATGACTTCCTTGGACAGGTGGACATACCTTTACATCAGGTCCCA ACAGAAAATCCTAATGGTGAAAGGCTGTACCAGCATAAGGATTTTCTCCTTCACCCGAGGAG TCACAAATCCCGGGTGAAGGGTTTTCTGCGCCTGAAAATGACGTACCTGCCGAGAGGTGGCTCGGCCGAGGACGATGGGACGGACCACACAGAGGAGCCTGAT CCTGGCTGGGATCTCCTGGAGGGCCAGGACATGGCTGGGCCTCAGCCCCTGCTGCCTGcgctgccccctggctgggaggAGCGGCAGGACAACCTCGGCAGGACATACTATGTCAACCACGAGAGCAGGACGACTCAGTGGCAGAGACCTACAGCCCA GGACGGACACGAGGAGGAGGAGCGGCGGCAGACGGGCCACATGGTGGCACAGCACGCCTTTGCGGCTCGCCGGCAGATATCCGATCACGAGGAGGGCCACCAG CACAGCTGGGGCCTCTCTGTGGAGGAGGAGGCCTCGGCGTATGGGAACCGCGGACATCGCTCCTCCCTGCCGTCCCCGTCCCTCTGCGCGGAGCCCGGCCTGCCAGAACGCCGGCCCTCCCTGCCG GCGGTCACAGACGTGGATGCAGCTGGGACTCCACATGCTTCCCCGGGGTCGCTGATCCCGCACCTGTCTCCAGGGGGAGCGCCGCCACGCTCGTCTGAGCCTGGGCCCCCGCTGAGCTTtatgcccccaggctgggagaTCCGCACTACCCCAGATGGACGGCCCTTCTTCATCGACCACAACTCCAGGACCACCACCTGG GAAGATCCCAGGCTGAAAATCCCGGCGCACATGAGGAGGCGACCCTCGCTCGACCCCTCTGACCTTGGgccgctccca GCTGGGTGGGAAGAGAGACTCCACAGTGACAACAGGATCTTCTACATAGACCACA ACACCAAGACCACGCAGTGGGAGGACCCTCGATTGCAGGATGCAGCCATAACAGGACCG GCCGTGCCTTATTCCCGAGACTACAAGCAGAAATACGAGTACTTCTGCAGGAAGCTGAAGAAGCCG TCCGACATCCCGAACCGCTTCGAGATGAAGCTGCAGCGAGCTCGTCTGCTGGAGGACTCGTACAGACGCATCATGTCGGTGAAGCGGCCCGAGTTCTTGAAGGCCCGGCTCTGGATCGACTTTGAGGGCGAGAAGGGCCTGGACTATGGCGGCGTGGCCCGAGAGTGGTTCTTCCTCATCTCAAAGGAGATGTTCAACCCCTACTATGGGCTATTCGAATACTCGGCCAC GGATAATTACACACTGCAGATCAACCCCAACTCGGGCCTGTGCAACGAGGATCACCTCTCCTACTTCATGTTCATCGGAAGGGTGGCGGGCATGGCTGTCTACCACGGCAAGCTGCTGGACG gcttctTTATCCGGCCTTTCTACAAGATGATGCTgcagaagcccatcaccctgcAGGACATGGAGTCGGTG GACAGCGAATACTTTAACTCCCTGATGTGGATTCTGGAGAACGACCCGGCAGATTTGGATTTGCGCTTCACCATTGATGAGGAGTTCTTTGGACAG ACTCAACAGCATGAGCTGAAGCCTGGTGGATCAGACATCATGGTCACCAACAGCAACAAGAAGGAATACATACA CCTCGTTATCCAGTGGAGGTTCGTGAACAGAGTGCTGAAACAGATGGACGCTTTCAAGGAG GGCTTCTATGAGTTGATTCCCCGAGACCTCATCAGGATATTTGACGAGAATGAGCTGGAG CTGCTGATGTGCGGCCTTGGAGACGTGGACGTCAACGACTGGAGGGAGAACACCAAGTACAAGAATGGGTACTGCGCCAGCAGCCCAGTCATCATCTGGTTCTGGAAG ACGGTGCTCCTGATGGATGCCGAGAAGCGTATCCGCCTGCTGCAGTTTGTGACGGGCACCTCCCGTGTGCCCATGAACGGATTCGCGGAGCTGTACG GGTCTAACGGGCCACAGCTCTTCACCATTGAGCAGTGGGGGACGCCCGACAAGCTGCCCAGAGCGCACACCTG CTTTAACCGGCTGGACCTGCCGCCATACGAGTCCTTCGAGGACCTGCGAGAGAAACTGCATATCGTCATCGAGAATGCGCAGGGTTTCGATGGCGTCGACTAG